A window of uncultured Methanoregula sp. genomic DNA:
CCGAGAGCGGGATGCGGTCCGCGGACGATGTGCGCGAACTCAAGACGTACTGCGACGCATTCCTGATCGGTTCGTCCATCATGGCAAGCGAGTACCCGAGAAAGAAACTGGAGGAGTTTGTATGCGCATAAAGATCTGCGGGATCACCCGCCCGGAGGATGCAAAGCTTGCCGAAGAATTCGGGGCCGACGCCATCGGCGTTGTGCTCTGCTCGGACTCCCCCCGGTCGGTCTCACCCGAACGGGCGCAGGAGATATTCGGGGCAGTAGGCCCGTTTGTGGCAACAGTGGCCGTCACCCATACCCGGTCCCGGGAAGATCTGGACACAATCTTCGCCATCCACCCGCATGCAGTCCAACTCTTCCACCCGTTCGTGTTCGGGACAAAACCCGGCCCCCGCATCATCCGGGCGATCGGACCATCCGATCCATTGCCCGAAGACTGCAGCGCCATAATCGTGGACGAGAGTCACGGGAAGGGAAGAACGGTGGATCTCTCCCACGCCCGGGGCGTTGTGGAGCGCGCGAAGGTTCCGGTCATCCTCGCCGGGGGGCTGACACCGGAGAACGTGGGCCGGGCCATTGCTGAGGTCCGGCCATATGCCGTGGACGTGGCAACCGGCGTGGAATCGTCGATCGGGATAAAGGACAAACAGAAGATGCAGGCATTCATCAGGGAGAGCAGGAGGATACAACATGACTAGTTCAAAGAAGGGACGGTTCGGGATCTACGGCGGCCAGTACGTGCCGGAGACGATGATGAACGCACTGCAGGAACTGGAAACTGCGTACGAGAAGATCCGCACTGATCCGGCATTTGTCCGGAACCTTGCGGCATACCAGAAGGAATACGCCGGGCGGGAGACGCCGCTGACGTTCTGCGCCAATATCTCGCAGGAGCTCGGGTGCAAGGTGTACCTGAAACGCGAGGATCTCGTACACGGGGGTTCCCATAAGCTCAACAACACCCTCGGCCAGGCACTGCTTGCAAAGCACATGGGAAAGAAGAGGCTGATCGCTGAGACCGGCGCCGGCCAGCACGGGGTTGCAACCGCTATCGTCGGGGCAGCGCTCGGCCTGCCGGTGGAAGTGTACATGGGCGAGATCGACACAAAGAGGCAGGCTCTCAACGTCTTCCGGATGGAGCTGATGGGTGCAAAAGTCATTCCGGTGAAGTCCGGCTCCCGCACGCTCAAGGATGCAACGAGCGAGGCCTTCCGGGACTGGGTGGCAAACGTGCGGGACACGTATTACCTGATAGGTTCCGTCGTGGGACCGCACCCGTATCCCGGCATGGTGCGGGATTTCCAGTCGGTGATCGGAAAGGAAACCCGCGAACAGGTGATGAAAAAGGAAGGCCGCCTGCCGGACTGCATCGTTGCCTGCGTTGGCGGAGGCTCGAATGCAATCGGCATCTTCCACCCGTTCCTTGACGACGACGTTGAACTGGTAGGCGTAGAAGCAGGGGGGAAGGGGATCGAGACCGGTGAACACAGCGCAACGCTCTGCGCCGGCGAGGCCGGCGTCCTGCACGGGGCTTTCTCGTACCTGCTCCAGGACAGGGACGGCCAGGTTCTGCCCACGCACAGCATCTCCGCCGGCCTCGATTACCCGGGAGTCGGGCCCGAGCATGCAATGCTCAGGGATGAACAGCGGGTAACCTATGCCGCGGTGAACGATGCAGACGTGATCGATGCCTTCCGGTTCCTCTCGAAAAAGGAGGGTATCATCCCGGCGCTCGAATCCGCTCATGCGGTCGCTTATGTCATGAAACAGAAGGACCGTTTCGACCGGGACGACATCGTCATAATCAACCTCTCGGGACGCGGGGACAAGGATGTGGCGGAGATCGCAAAACTGCAGGAGGCCTGCTGATGGGAAGAATCGCCGACACATTCCGGAACCGTGATTCGCCGGCATTCATCGGGTTCACCGTTGCAGGCGATCCTGACCGGGAGACCTGCATCCGGGCGGCCCGGGCCCTGATTGACGGGGGTACGGATATCCTCGAACTCGGGGTCCCGTTCTCGGACCCGGTGGCCGACGGTCCGACCATCCAGAAGGCCGACGAGCGGGCCCTTGCATCGGGAACTACGCCCGATACGGTCTTCTCGATCGTCCGGGAGCTGCGCAAAACCTCCGAGGTCCCGATCGTCTTCCTGACCTATTACAATACGGTTTACCGGAGAGGAATCCGGGAGTTCTACCGCGAAGCCCGGGAGGCAGGAGTTGACGGTATCCTGATCGCTGATATGCCCTACGAGGAGTCGGACGAAGTCACTGAGGCTGCAACCGAATATGGTATCGATCCCATCATGCTCATCACACAGACTACGACGGATGCACGGATCAAAAAGATCGTATCGCGGGCCCGGGGGTATCTCTACCTTGTGGCAGTTCTCGGGGTGACCGGGGCGAGGGCAACGGTGTCCGATGAGGCACTCGATCTCCTGCGCCGCGTGCGCCGGCATACGGATCTCCCCCTCGCTCTGGGTTTTGGGATCTCCCAGCCGGACCATGCGAAGACCTGTGCAGAACAGGGTGCCGACGGGGTTATTGTCGGCAGCGCCATCGTCGATATCGTGGGAAGCCGGAAGGATAATCCGTCCGGGATGGAAGAGGCGCTCAGGGAATATGTAGCCCGCATGAAAACGGCAATGATTTCCGCCGGCCGGAAATAAAGTCAATCCCGCTCCCTTTTTTATGAAAGACTGCCCAATCGTATCCTGATACGATCATGATGTCAAAACAGAGTATCATCATTCTCCTGGCAGCCTGCGTTGTTGCAGCCCTGCTCATATCCGGATGTACCCAGTCAGCCACGCCAGCACCTGCCGCAACGGCAGCTCCCACCGCTGCACCAACAGCGGTTGCAGCAGCAACAACCGCGGCTGCAGCGCCCGGTGCAGCCGGCATGGCAAACCCCGCATCGGTCAACTGCGGAAAGGTCGGAGGACAGACCGAGATCAAGACTGCCGCTGATGGCGGCCAGTACGGCATGTGCACCTTCACCAACGGGACTTCCTGCGAGGAATGGGCACTCTACCGTGGCGAAGGCTGCAAGGCGAACGTATCGGTAGCAGCAACAACCGCTGCAGCAACTCCCGTTTCCGGTTCAGTCGGCATGGCAAACCCCGCATCCGTCAACTGCGGAACGGTTGGCGGCAAGACCGAGATCAAGACTGCCGCCGATGGCAGCCAGTACGGCATGTGCACCTTCACAAACGGGACTTCCTGCGAGGAGTGGGCACTCTTCCGCGGTGAAGGCTGCAAGGCAAACGTCTCGGTAGCAACAACAACCGCTGCCCCGGCAAAGTAAATCTCATTCCTTTTTTGATCCGTACGGATCATCAGTCCCGTTCCCACAGGTTCAGAGATATTTCCTTCCAGCGGGCGTGATGCTGTAGATGATCCAGTTGCCCTGGTATTCGCCCTCAATGAGACCGCTCTCCTTGAGGATCGTAAGATGATAGGATAGCCGGGAATCCGCAATGCGCATGAAACGGTTGATGATACAGACGCAGAGCGGCTGGTCTTTTACCAGGTGCAGGATCGTGAGCCGGAGGGGATCGGAAAGGGCATGGAAGACCCTGCTTTGAGCATCAAGATCCCCTCCTGAGGGAATGCCGGAGGACAGTGCTTCAAAGCCTCCGAGGCGTTCCAGCTCTTTTCGGACCTGCTCCGGGACAGCAGCCTCGCGTTTCCCGCCTTTCAAAAGAGTGTCTCCGCAACATGAGGTCCTGGCACGAGTCATTTCAAAATTATATGAAATGCAAAGGTATATAATCATCGCACGCACAGGTTGTTTCAATAAAATTTGAAATGATGAGATGACCATGACCCACCAGACAGTAACCCTCATGAACCAGGTTCGCAACACCGACACGCTGGCCTGGAACCCGCACCCGAAATTTCCCGGTGTTGCCCTCAGGCATCTGGTCACCGGCAGCGACACCGGGGGCCGTCTCTCCCTGCACCACGTCAAAATCGAGCCCGGCTGCGAGATCGGCGACCACACCCATGCAGGGATGGTGGAGATCCATGATGTGATCGCAGGAAACGGAACCTGCGTTCTTGAAGGAAAGGAGATCCGGTATGCCCCGGGCTCGATGGGGGTCATGCCGGCCGATCTGGTGCACCGGGTCACTGCCGGGAGCGCGGGGCTCCTGCTGCTTGCCACATTCTCACCACCGCTCGTATAAAAGAGAGATACCATGGATGCAAAAAAACAACAGACTGCCTGCGGCGGTTCAGCGGGCACTTCATCACCGGTTTGCGCCTGTACGGGGAATACAACCCCGTCCCGGGAGATCCGCCCGGCAACCAGCACCATAACATTTGCCGACAGGTTCGATCACTTCCTCGCCCGCTGGGCAATCAGGAGAGGGAACCACCGGGTGGAACCCGGCCTGTACCGGCTTGGCAACCCGACAACGGATTCACCGGTCTTTGCCTCGGCAAACTATACCCTGAGTTTCGATGCCCTGAGATCCGCACTCAGCGGTGTGGATGGTTATATTCTCGTTCTCGATACAAAGGGGATCAATGTCTGGTGCGCTGCAGGCAAAGGCACCTTTGGCACCGAAGAGCTCGTGCGGCAGATTGCCGGCACCGGTCTTGCAGATATCGTCAGTCATAAGAAGATCATTCTTCCCCAGCTGGGGGCACCCGGGGTATCCTGGCCGGAAGTCATGAAAAGGACAGGTTTCCGGGTTGAGTACGGCCCGGTCCGGGCATGCGATCTTCCGGAGTACCTGAAATCGCATACGGCAACACCGGCAATGCGCCGGGTAACGTTCCCTCTTTGGGATCGCATGGTGTTGATCCCCGTGGAACTCACCCACGTTGCCCTCCCGACAATTGTAGCAGCACTTGCACTCTGGTTCCTTGCAGGACCCGTGGCGGGGCTTGCCGCCGTAGCCGCGGTTATTGCAGGAACGGTCCTCTTCCCCATCCTGCTCCCCGTCCTGCCCACGCATGACTTCTCCACCAAAGGCCTCCTCCTCGGGCTCCTTGCCGCGCTCCCGTTTGCGTTCCTCTGGGGCGGGGCGGTTGCTCTTCCCGTATGGGCACGGGCAGCCGGGGCGATAACCCCGCTCCTCATCGTGCCGGCCGTTACCGCGTACCTTGCACTCAACTTCACGGGATCGACAACGTTCACATCCAGGACAGGGGTGAAAAAAGAGATATTCCGGTATATCCCGGTCATGGTATGCATGGCGGTTGCAGGTGTTGCTCTCGGGATCCTGCTGGGCGCAGGCCGGCTGCTGGGGTGGATCTGATGTTCGATTCCTACACTGATACAACGCTTGTGCTCCATCCTGATCGCTGCATCAACTGCAGGCGCTGCATGGAGGTCTGCCCCCACGGGGTCTTTGCTCTAGGCAAGGATACCGTCAGTATTGCACAGCCTTCAGCCTGCATGGAATGCGGGGCGTGCCAGAAGAACTGTCCCGTTCAGGCAATCGAAGTGCAGAGCGGAGTGGGCTGCGCCTGGGCGATGATCGGGGCTGCACTGAAAGGAAAGGACATGGACAGCGGGGAGTGCAGCTGTGGCGGGGAGGACAGCACCTGCTGCGGAAGCGAGAAGCCTCCCTGCGGGGATCCCAAATGAAAAAAACCCGGGTCATCTTTGTCTGCACGGCCAATGCAGCACGCTCGCAGATGGCAGAAGGGTTGCTCCGGGCACGGTACGGCGACCGGTACGAGGTGTTCAGCGCCGGAACACGGCAATCGAGCGTGAGCCCGCAGGCAATTGCAGCAATGCGGGAGATAGGCATTGACATTGCGCACCACCACTCCAAGACGATTGACGCGTTTGCCGGGCAGACATTCGACATCGCGGTAACGGTCTGCGACCGGGCCCATCAGGTCTGCCCGGTCGTTCCCGGCGCCGGAAAAACGATCCATTACGCATTCCTCGATCCCCATACAGTACAGGGATCCTCGGACGACATTGCCGGAGCCTACCGATCGGTCCGGGATGCAATGGCGGCCTGGATCGACCGGGAGTTCGGTACTGGCGCTGCTACTCCGCCGTAACCCGGTTATGGGCGGAGTCAGTCCCGGCTGTTTTTGTTTTATAAATTCCCTTTCCCATACCCCCCACAAGAACATTGATGGTATTCAACCACCATCATTCAAAAAGGGAGTACCGGCAATGGCAGGGGCAAAAAGAAAAGATATCTACGAGGAATCGCTCGCTCTTCATGAGAAGTACCAGGGAAAGATCGAAGTACACTCAAAAGTCCCCCTAGCCGACCGGCGGGATCTCTCCCTTGCCTATACCCCGGGCGTTGCCGCGGTCTGCCGGGAGATCGCGAAGGACAAAAACCTGGCGTATAAGTACACGCTCAAAGCCAACACGATCGCGATCGTGAGTGACGGCTCCCGCGTCCTTTCCCAGGGAAACATCGGGGGATACGCAGCAATTCCGGTTATGGAAGGAAAAGCCCTCCTCTTCAAGAAACTGGCCGGGATCGATGCGTTCCCCATCTGTTTTGAGAATTACCACACGCAGTTTGCCGACCAGATAAAGAACATCGCACCGGTCTTCGGGGGGATCGCCCTCGAGGACATCGCGGCTCCCAAATGTTTCGAGCTCGAGGAATCCCTGCAGGGCATCGGCATTCCCGTGATGCACGATGACCAGCACGGCACGGCGGTCGTGGTGCTTGCGGCACTCCTGAATGCGTGCCGGGTCACAAAAAAGCGGTTCGAGAACCTGAACGTTGTGGTCTGCGGGGCGGGGGCTGCCGGGTTTGCAGTAATCAGGATGCTGAAATGTATCGGGTACAATCCCGATCTCTGCAGGACGGTGAAGGATATCATCGTCTGCGACCACGAGGGGATCATTTACCGCCACCGGCCGGGGCTCTATGCGAACAAATACAAGTTCATCATCGGGGATGAGACCAACCGCACCGGGCGGACCGGGACGCTTGCCGATGCCCTGGAGGGGGCAGATGTCTGTATCGGGGTTTCGGTCCCGGGAATCATCACCCATCAGATGATCCGTTCCATGAACGAGGA
This region includes:
- a CDS encoding phosphoribosylanthranilate isomerase, with amino-acid sequence MRIKICGITRPEDAKLAEEFGADAIGVVLCSDSPRSVSPERAQEIFGAVGPFVATVAVTHTRSREDLDTIFAIHPHAVQLFHPFVFGTKPGPRIIRAIGPSDPLPEDCSAIIVDESHGKGRTVDLSHARGVVERAKVPVILAGGLTPENVGRAIAEVRPYAVDVATGVESSIGIKDKQKMQAFIRESRRIQHD
- the trpB gene encoding tryptophan synthase subunit beta, which encodes MTSSKKGRFGIYGGQYVPETMMNALQELETAYEKIRTDPAFVRNLAAYQKEYAGRETPLTFCANISQELGCKVYLKREDLVHGGSHKLNNTLGQALLAKHMGKKRLIAETGAGQHGVATAIVGAALGLPVEVYMGEIDTKRQALNVFRMELMGAKVIPVKSGSRTLKDATSEAFRDWVANVRDTYYLIGSVVGPHPYPGMVRDFQSVIGKETREQVMKKEGRLPDCIVACVGGGSNAIGIFHPFLDDDVELVGVEAGGKGIETGEHSATLCAGEAGVLHGAFSYLLQDRDGQVLPTHSISAGLDYPGVGPEHAMLRDEQRVTYAAVNDADVIDAFRFLSKKEGIIPALESAHAVAYVMKQKDRFDRDDIVIINLSGRGDKDVAEIAKLQEAC
- the trpA gene encoding tryptophan synthase subunit alpha, with amino-acid sequence MGRIADTFRNRDSPAFIGFTVAGDPDRETCIRAARALIDGGTDILELGVPFSDPVADGPTIQKADERALASGTTPDTVFSIVRELRKTSEVPIVFLTYYNTVYRRGIREFYREAREAGVDGILIADMPYEESDEVTEAATEYGIDPIMLITQTTTDARIKKIVSRARGYLYLVAVLGVTGARATVSDEALDLLRRVRRHTDLPLALGFGISQPDHAKTCAEQGADGVIVGSAIVDIVGSRKDNPSGMEEALREYVARMKTAMISAGRK
- a CDS encoding DUF333 domain-containing protein, which gives rise to MMSKQSIIILLAACVVAALLISGCTQSATPAPAATAAPTAAPTAVAAATTAAAAPGAAGMANPASVNCGKVGGQTEIKTAADGGQYGMCTFTNGTSCEEWALYRGEGCKANVSVAATTAAATPVSGSVGMANPASVNCGTVGGKTEIKTAADGSQYGMCTFTNGTSCEEWALFRGEGCKANVSVATTTAAPAK
- a CDS encoding metalloregulator ArsR/SmtB family transcription factor, translated to MTRARTSCCGDTLLKGGKREAAVPEQVRKELERLGGFEALSSGIPSGGDLDAQSRVFHALSDPLRLTILHLVKDQPLCVCIINRFMRIADSRLSYHLTILKESGLIEGEYQGNWIIYSITPAGRKYL
- a CDS encoding cupin domain-containing protein, which encodes MTHQTVTLMNQVRNTDTLAWNPHPKFPGVALRHLVTGSDTGGRLSLHHVKIEPGCEIGDHTHAGMVEIHDVIAGNGTCVLEGKEIRYAPGSMGVMPADLVHRVTAGSAGLLLLATFSPPLV
- the hgcA gene encoding mercury methylation corrinoid protein HgcA — its product is MDAKKQQTACGGSAGTSSPVCACTGNTTPSREIRPATSTITFADRFDHFLARWAIRRGNHRVEPGLYRLGNPTTDSPVFASANYTLSFDALRSALSGVDGYILVLDTKGINVWCAAGKGTFGTEELVRQIAGTGLADIVSHKKIILPQLGAPGVSWPEVMKRTGFRVEYGPVRACDLPEYLKSHTATPAMRRVTFPLWDRMVLIPVELTHVALPTIVAALALWFLAGPVAGLAAVAAVIAGTVLFPILLPVLPTHDFSTKGLLLGLLAALPFAFLWGGAVALPVWARAAGAITPLLIVPAVTAYLALNFTGSTTFTSRTGVKKEIFRYIPVMVCMAVAGVALGILLGAGRLLGWI
- the hgcB gene encoding mercury methylation ferredoxin HgcB, which gives rise to MFDSYTDTTLVLHPDRCINCRRCMEVCPHGVFALGKDTVSIAQPSACMECGACQKNCPVQAIEVQSGVGCAWAMIGAALKGKDMDSGECSCGGEDSTCCGSEKPPCGDPK
- a CDS encoding arsenate reductase ArsC, giving the protein MKKTRVIFVCTANAARSQMAEGLLRARYGDRYEVFSAGTRQSSVSPQAIAAMREIGIDIAHHHSKTIDAFAGQTFDIAVTVCDRAHQVCPVVPGAGKTIHYAFLDPHTVQGSSDDIAGAYRSVRDAMAAWIDREFGTGAATPP
- a CDS encoding NADP-dependent malic enzyme, yielding MAGAKRKDIYEESLALHEKYQGKIEVHSKVPLADRRDLSLAYTPGVAAVCREIAKDKNLAYKYTLKANTIAIVSDGSRVLSQGNIGGYAAIPVMEGKALLFKKLAGIDAFPICFENYHTQFADQIKNIAPVFGGIALEDIAAPKCFELEESLQGIGIPVMHDDQHGTAVVVLAALLNACRVTKKRFENLNVVVCGAGAAGFAVIRMLKCIGYNPDLCRTVKDIIVCDHEGIIYRHRPGLYANKYKFIIGDETNRTGRTGTLADALEGADVCIGVSVPGIITHQMIRSMNEDPIIFALAHPMPEILPHDAIQAGAAIVGTGRGEYPNQINYALAFPGIFRGALDVCASRISDEMKVAAAHALAGYIRNPRKDRILPRILNRNVVTTVAKAVSEAAIASGCARTIE